One segment of Aquimarina sp. BL5 DNA contains the following:
- the msrA gene encoding peptide-methionine (S)-S-oxide reductase MsrA, which produces MKTLLYSTFITLLLLTSCQGNSQTQDQKKATLQNQNITPVQTKPINGIERAYFASGCFWCVEAIYESVKGVKEVVSGYSGGHTENPTYESSNTGRTGHAEAVEVLYDPKIVSFSSLVDVYFGSQNPTQINGQGPDRGSQYRSIIFYQNDNQKNIIQKKKDLLGKTLNRKIAAEVTPFQKFWKAEGYHQDYEKRNPYNRYIQNVSIPRLKRFHKKFPELIKEIH; this is translated from the coding sequence ATGAAGACCTTATTATATAGTACATTTATCACTTTACTTTTATTAACAAGCTGTCAAGGCAACAGTCAAACACAGGATCAAAAAAAAGCCACCTTACAAAACCAAAATATAACCCCAGTTCAAACCAAACCAATTAACGGGATAGAGCGCGCTTATTTTGCCAGTGGATGCTTTTGGTGTGTAGAAGCAATTTACGAAAGTGTAAAAGGAGTAAAAGAAGTTGTCTCAGGATATTCAGGAGGACATACAGAAAATCCAACGTACGAATCAAGTAATACAGGACGAACCGGTCATGCAGAAGCTGTAGAAGTTTTATACGACCCTAAAATCGTCTCCTTCTCCTCTTTAGTTGATGTTTACTTTGGATCACAAAACCCAACACAGATAAATGGACAAGGACCAGATAGAGGATCTCAATACAGATCTATTATATTTTATCAAAATGACAATCAAAAAAACATAATCCAAAAAAAGAAAGATTTACTAGGTAAAACACTAAACAGAAAGATTGCAGCAGAAGTTACTCCTTTTCAAAAATTTTGGAAAGCAGAAGGCTATCATCAAGATTATGAAAAAAGAAACCCTTATAACAGATATATCCAAAATGTTTCTATTCCAAGACTGAAACGTTTTCACAAAAAATTCCCCGAACTAATTAAAGAAATCCATTAA
- the rho gene encoding transcription termination factor Rho translates to MLEISELKAKKLPELQEIAKNLKVPKFRTMKKLDLVYQILDYQAANPSKVKEVITEESSGKTENEKPKQAPRQRRPRKAPNTQNPSSKNQNPPNKKETNVVVEKSPAPKTEHKEPKTPKPTEVPENKKPQQKREDKKDDRKDDRKDNRNRNNDKSQNKNRNTNKKENNGNRDSGNRDNRNRYKEPDYEFDAIIQSEGVLDIMQDGYGFLRSSDYNYLSSPDDIYVSQSQIRLFGLKTGDTVLGQVRPPKEGEKYFPLIKVNKINGLDPQVVRDRVSFEHLTPLFPQEKFKLAERQSTISTRIMDLFSPIGKGQRGMIVSQPKTGKTMLLKDVANAIAANHPEVYQMILLIDERPEEVTDMQRNVRGEVIASTFDKEAHEHVKIANIVLEKAKRLVECGHDVVILLDSITRLARAYNTVQPASGKILSGGVDANALHKPKRFFGAARNIENGGSLTIIATALTETGSKMDEVIFEEFKGTGNMELQLDRKISNRRIFPAIDLTSSSTRRDDILLDENTIQRMWVMRKYLADMNPVEAMEFINERFKQTRNNDEFLISMNG, encoded by the coding sequence ATGTTAGAGATTTCTGAATTAAAAGCGAAAAAGCTTCCTGAGCTACAGGAAATTGCGAAAAATTTAAAAGTACCTAAATTTCGCACCATGAAAAAATTAGATTTGGTATACCAAATCTTGGACTATCAAGCTGCAAATCCCAGCAAAGTAAAAGAAGTTATTACTGAAGAATCTTCCGGTAAAACTGAAAACGAAAAGCCAAAACAAGCTCCTCGTCAGAGAAGACCTCGTAAGGCACCGAATACTCAGAACCCTTCTAGTAAAAACCAAAATCCTCCTAACAAAAAGGAAACTAATGTCGTTGTAGAAAAGAGCCCAGCTCCAAAAACGGAACATAAAGAACCCAAAACACCCAAACCTACAGAAGTTCCGGAAAACAAAAAACCTCAACAAAAAAGAGAAGACAAAAAGGACGACAGAAAGGACGACAGGAAAGATAATCGCAACAGGAATAACGATAAATCTCAAAATAAAAACCGAAATACCAATAAAAAGGAGAATAACGGAAACAGAGATAGCGGTAATAGAGATAACCGAAATCGCTATAAAGAACCAGATTACGAATTTGATGCAATTATCCAAAGTGAAGGAGTACTAGATATTATGCAAGATGGATATGGTTTTTTAAGATCCAGTGATTACAACTATCTTTCTTCTCCAGATGATATATATGTATCTCAATCACAAATAAGACTTTTTGGACTTAAGACAGGAGATACAGTTCTTGGACAAGTAAGACCTCCTAAAGAAGGGGAAAAATACTTCCCACTGATTAAGGTAAATAAGATTAATGGTCTTGACCCACAAGTAGTAAGAGATAGAGTATCTTTTGAACATCTTACACCGCTTTTCCCACAGGAAAAATTCAAATTAGCAGAAAGACAAAGCACTATTTCCACAAGGATAATGGACCTGTTTTCTCCTATTGGAAAAGGGCAACGTGGAATGATTGTATCTCAACCAAAAACAGGTAAAACAATGTTATTAAAGGATGTAGCAAATGCAATTGCCGCAAATCATCCTGAAGTATACCAAATGATATTACTAATCGATGAACGTCCTGAAGAAGTAACGGATATGCAACGTAATGTGCGTGGGGAAGTTATCGCTTCTACATTTGACAAAGAAGCACACGAGCACGTTAAAATTGCAAACATCGTATTAGAAAAAGCAAAACGCTTAGTAGAGTGTGGTCATGATGTAGTAATACTTTTAGACTCTATTACTCGTTTAGCAAGAGCATACAATACTGTACAACCTGCCTCTGGTAAAATCCTTAGTGGTGGTGTTGATGCCAATGCCCTGCACAAACCAAAACGTTTCTTTGGAGCAGCGCGTAATATAGAAAACGGAGGATCACTTACCATTATAGCCACAGCTTTAACGGAAACGGGTTCTAAAATGGACGAGGTTATTTTTGAAGAATTTAAAGGAACTGGTAATATGGAATTACAGTTAGATCGTAAAATATCTAATCGTAGAATTTTCCCTGCTATTGACCTTACATCTTCAAGCACACGTCGTGACGACATTCTTTTAGATGAAAACACCATTCAAAGAATGTGGGTAATGCGTAAATACCTTGCAGATATGAATCCTGTGGAAGCAATGGAATTTATAAATGAAAGATTTAAACAAACTCGTAATAATGACGAATTCCTTATTTCCATGAATGGATAA